A section of the Bradyrhizobium oligotrophicum S58 genome encodes:
- the ilvD gene encoding dihydroxy-acid dehydratase — translation MKKLRSRVTVEGLDRAPHRAFMRAMGLDDADIAKPMIGVVSQKGEQTPCNMTHDVQVEAAKTGISEAGGTPREFATISVSDGISMNHEGMKFSLFSRELIADSIEAVVHGLAYDALIGFGGCDKTLPGVMMGMVRCNVPSIFIYGGSALPGKYQGRTLTVLDSYEAVGSYMTGEIDAQTLEGIELSCLPTIGACAGQFTANTMGMVSEAMGLSMPNVSMIPGVYAERDHVARQAGRLVMQMLANGGPLPRDIVTRKALENGAAIVAATGGSTNAALHLPAIANEAGIRFTIDDVGEVFARTPLIGNLRPGGKYTAKDVYDIGGAAVVIRALIESGHIDGNCLTVTGRTLAEEYGAANAPDGEVVFHPTKPIMADGGVAVLKGNLAPDGAVIKVAGLKSLVFEGRARVFEDEEACVAAVRARNYAAGEVLIIRNEGPVGGPGMREMLGVTALIYGQGMGEKVALITDGRFSGATRGMCIGYVSPEAFVGGPLALVRDGDPIRIDAKARTLDVRIDESELAVRRAAWSQRPPRHRAGALAKYAKLVGQAPLGAITHDGPAEWPWFDQEQQ, via the coding sequence ATGAAGAAGCTGCGCTCGCGCGTGACGGTGGAGGGGCTCGATCGCGCCCCGCACCGGGCCTTCATGCGCGCGATGGGGCTGGACGATGCCGACATCGCGAAGCCGATGATCGGCGTCGTCAGCCAGAAGGGCGAGCAGACGCCCTGCAACATGACGCATGATGTCCAGGTCGAGGCGGCCAAGACCGGCATCTCCGAGGCCGGCGGCACGCCGCGCGAGTTCGCGACGATCTCCGTCTCCGACGGCATCAGCATGAACCATGAGGGAATGAAATTCTCTTTGTTCTCGCGCGAGCTGATCGCCGATTCGATCGAGGCCGTGGTCCACGGCCTCGCCTACGACGCGCTGATCGGCTTCGGCGGCTGCGACAAGACCTTGCCCGGCGTCATGATGGGCATGGTCCGCTGCAACGTGCCGTCGATCTTCATCTATGGCGGCAGCGCGCTGCCCGGCAAGTATCAAGGCAGGACGCTGACGGTGCTCGATTCCTACGAGGCTGTCGGCAGCTACATGACCGGCGAGATCGACGCGCAGACGCTAGAGGGCATCGAGCTGTCGTGCCTGCCGACCATCGGCGCCTGCGCCGGGCAGTTCACCGCCAACACCATGGGCATGGTGTCGGAGGCGATGGGCCTGTCGATGCCGAACGTCTCGATGATTCCCGGCGTCTACGCCGAGCGCGACCATGTCGCGCGGCAGGCCGGGCGGCTGGTGATGCAGATGCTCGCCAACGGCGGTCCGCTGCCGCGCGACATCGTCACCCGGAAGGCCCTGGAGAACGGCGCCGCCATCGTCGCCGCGACCGGCGGCTCGACCAACGCCGCGCTGCATCTGCCGGCGATCGCCAACGAGGCCGGCATTCGCTTCACGATCGACGATGTCGGCGAGGTGTTCGCGCGCACACCCCTGATCGGCAATCTCAGGCCGGGCGGCAAGTACACCGCCAAGGACGTCTACGACATCGGCGGCGCCGCGGTGGTGATCCGCGCGTTGATCGAGAGCGGCCATATCGACGGCAATTGCCTGACGGTCACCGGCCGGACGCTCGCCGAAGAATATGGCGCAGCCAACGCACCGGACGGCGAGGTCGTGTTCCATCCGACCAAGCCAATCATGGCCGATGGCGGCGTCGCGGTGCTCAAAGGCAACCTCGCGCCGGATGGCGCGGTCATCAAGGTCGCCGGCCTCAAGAGCCTGGTGTTCGAGGGGCGCGCGCGGGTGTTCGAGGACGAAGAGGCCTGCGTCGCTGCGGTACGTGCCCGAAACTACGCGGCAGGCGAAGTGCTGATCATCCGCAACGAGGGCCCCGTCGGTGGCCCCGGCATGCGCGAGATGCTCGGCGTCACCGCGCTGATCTACGGCCAGGGCATGGGCGAGAAGGTGGCGCTGATCACCGACGGCCGCTTCTCCGGCGCAACGCGGGGCATGTGCATCGGCTACGTCTCGCCGGAAGCTTTCGTCGGCGGTCCCTTGGCGCTGGTGCGCGACGGCGATCCGATCCGCATCGATGCGAAGGCGCGCACGCTCGATGTCCGGATCGACGAGAGCGAGCTTGCCGTCCGTCGCGCCGCCTGGTCGCAACGCCCGCCGCGGCATCGCGCCGGCGCGCTGGCGAAATATGCGAAACTGGTCGGACAGGCTCCGCTCGGCGCCATCACGCATGACGGTCCGGCCGAATGGCCCTGGTTCGATCAGGAGCAGCAATGA